The window ACACATGGTGGCAGTAGGGAAGGGTTTCAGCTGGAAAGGATCTGGAGGGTGGGTAGGGGCACTGCCCAACTAAAATGCAATTGGTTTGTTACTGAGTACTATTCATGGGAAGACAGCATCCTGACTCCTTCTCTACAGCATACTGGGAGTAAAAATGATGCATCTGGGCGGAAATGTGATTGGGGTTGAAGGCAAGGAGACAAGGGAAGAATAAAAGTCAGAAACAGATACTGAGAGTCACTGGCAGGCTGACTGCAGATACGGACTCTCCAGTAGTGGCAGAATGAAAAAGTGGGGGTTTGATGACGGCTAACAGAAAAGCTGTATCAAGTGATATCTCTGGAAGATTAGAGAGATAGGAGGCAACTCTTCTATAGTTTTGACTTGCCCAGCAGATTTTCACATACACACGATGCGCAagtgcacgtgtgcacgcacacacacatacacacacacacacacaggtgctgCTTTCCTTGGAAGCACAATActataaataagagaaatatttttcccatAGGAAAGcccagcaggagcagcagcatcTGGCCCTCATAGCTGCAGACAGCCCCACCCCATTTACAACTGGCCTGGGAAGAGGCAACCAGGAGTCAGAGGACCATCCTTTGCAATAACGCCCAAAAGGACCCGAGTCACAGAGAAAGGGGCCTTCCCCAAATCCTCTGCTTCTCATCTCTTAGCTCTCCTCCAACTTACCAGCCTCTGGGCACCAAGAGGCTATAATAGCAAAACAAAGGGCCCTGGGGGGTGAGGACTAAGACAACTATCACTTTCTGAATGATGTGTGACAGGGTTCatgggattggggggggggcggtgtatGGGACAACACCACAGATGAAGGGATGGGGAAATCAGGTAACAGAGTAGGAAGGAAGGcatatgctctgtctgtctgtgtataccacacacatatgtgtatgtgaaaATCCTAGTTATAAAAACATCTCAAGGAGCTAGGGATTTGGCTGAAGGCCTAAGGTGTTTCTTGTCATGATCAGGTTCAAGGTGGGAGGTATATGAATGGGAAACCCTAAGTCATTACCAGGGAAACTGTGCGAGGGAGGATCCAATGTCCCACACAGTGGCAAGAGACACTAACCTTATGTCAGAGGAGAGGAGCTGGTCCCCCCCGACTCCAGTTCCTAAAAAACACCTAGCACTTTCCTTCCAGTTCCCTCAGCTTCTAATcaactaatcaaaagaaagaaaaaaacacaaagcccAAGACACaggagggaaagggcagggagagaaaacacaaatattctTGTGCTGATATCCTGCACACACAAACCTGGAGTTCTCCAGAAATTAGGACAGGTCGGGTGTAGGGTATtagggaaggaaatagaagagTTCCTGAGGCCTGAAAAAAGAGGTAAACACGTCACAGAACTACATGAGAGTTTCATTAGACTCTAACTAAAAACAGAGAGAGGTGTGATTACTATTTCCAGCCAGTTTCCCCATCACGATAGTCATGTAACAAACCAAGGCAATGTCGGTCTCGAGCCAGACTCACAGAgtcccctggccctggccctggcctcaGTACAGTGTCTCTGCATTGCTGCTCCGGGGCCGTTTGATCTTCTCGATATTTTTCAGGATCATGTCATGTAGAGTGACCTGGGAGAAAAGGTCAGAAAATCACACATTTATTCCACCCCAACTTCCCAAGGAAACAAGATACCAACCACAAATCCCTAAGCAATCATACACATAATCCCAATCTCACTCACCGGAATGCAAATTCAGGGTGGCCACCTCCCCTCTCTAATACCCACACACGGGATTCCCGGGTACTTCCCAGGACCCAAGTGTCTAGCaacaactaacatttactgagcacctaatgTACTAACAATTACACTGGGTCTTTGATGtgttatttcactcattttttaaaaaatgtttatttttgagagagtgagagacatagtgtgaacagggggaggggcagagagagagagagggagacacagaatccgaagcaggctccaggctccgagctgtcaccacagaactcaacgcagggctcaaaccaatgaactgcgagatcataacctgagccaaagtcaagacacttaaccaaatgagccacccaggcgcccctatttcactCACTTTTAAAAACCACCTGGGTGCTCTAAGTTTCatcttagagatgaagaaactggagtTTTAGGTTCAACAACCTGCTCAAGGCCACAGATTACAGGAAGAATTGGTTCTGAACCTAAGCCTGTCTGACTCTAATGCCCGTATCTTCACGCCTACACTGCACTGCACTCCCTGCTGTCCAAAGAGAAAGGGGGCCCCCAGCTACGTGCTCCCAAAGATTTCATGGTTCTCAACACTCAGTTGATGAGAATTTATCCTACTCATTTTATCGTACTCCATCCCGTCTTGACCCCCAGAGCACAGCAAGAAAATGATCCCCAGAACTAATAGCCAGGGTGACCGTGGGCAGTCAGATAATATGTCAGGCTACTTACATATTGATTCCTTAACTCTGATATGATGAGTCGAAGGCTGATATATTCTTTCTCATCAATCTCTGTCACGGTGCGGCGATAGTCCTCCTGAAAGGAGGGCAGAGAACAGGCTAGTTCCCGACGCCAGACTGCGCACAGGCAGCTCTTGCCCAGAAACGGTCTCCCTCTCCTTCCGCTTCCACCCTCAGACCCCCAAACCCTTACTTACCACATGGGGATATTTAGCTATTTTAGAAACCAATTTGGCTCTTGTAATATAATatctggaaggagagagaagaggaggaagctgcAGGAGACCCTGGACAGTGCTTGCCACATCACCAGTCCCTGATTCCTGGGCCAGGCCCAAGCAGCCCTACCTAGAAATCTGGTCCAGATAAGATGCAGCTTCACTCTCAACAGTTCTTAGTTCTGCAACTGTCTCCTCCTAAAAAAAACCAAGTGGGTCAAGTCACTTCCAAGTCACCCAGAGAGCAGaccaaagggaaagggaaaacagGCAAAGCAGGGGAAAGGAAAGTAAACCTCCCAAACCTTCCTCTCCAGTTTGTAATACGAGCACATTACCTGAATGGACACCCCAAAGTTGTTCCCATCTTCTATCCTAGGAATCAGGAGCTGTACCCACATTTTGACCTGGAGGGTGAGGGGACCAAAATACATATGataaataatacagtatataaatgAGGACCCTTGCCTTTTCTGCTGAAGCCATGAAAGTATACAATCCATGCCGCTAGGGTCACGTGTCAGAAGCACAAGAGCCAAGACACTTAATATGCCAACCCCCCTATAACCTCCATGCCTCCCAATGCACATCCAACATTTTTCAGTTCAAGCCAGGCTATTTGGGTCTGGGGCTATGGGGTCAGCCCATAGGTCACAAGCCCCCGCCTCACCGTATTGCATTTCTCAATCAGCAGCCGGATCTCAGGTTTCACTTTCTCAATAATGTCCACCAGCTGCTGGTTGCTTTTTAGCATCCCATTGGGCATCACAAACACCTTGGTTCCTGGCAGGGACACGAAGGTCAAATGCTTGGGGTAGGGAGGACATTAACaccccccacctttctctcttcttcccaaacCCATGAGATGCTATGACCTCTGCCTTTTATCTATCACAACCCTATCTGCAAACCATGACACCACCAAgagaatcaaaaagagaaaatgtacgTATTAGCGAAGGAGTGTCTAAAGTATAACCAAAGtctgaagaataaagaaattaaaatatgctcTAAAGATTTAATGTACCAATATtactaaggaagagaaaataacacaaaactgGGACTTCTGTGAAAAATCTGAGATGTGTAGCCACTTCTAATCTCTCTCCCTTGGCAGTCCACACTACGTTAAACCCTCTCTGTTTATTGGGAAATTAGGTTTTGGGTGCTAAATAATTATTATGTTTGGAGAATCTGAGAATGCTAACTCTGAAAAATAACATCTGATTCTATCTCCTGACCAGGAGACCACCAGACCCAATCCTCCTGCTCAGGTTGCTAGCCAGGGAGTGGGTAAGGTGGGGCAGGCTCTTACCTTGGAAGGCCTCTTCGCACTCATCCAGCCTTCGCTTCTTGTAAGTGGGCTAAGGACACAGAGACGGGAATTAGTCTGCTCTTGACATACCCCCATCACAAGTCACCCTTCAAGCAAGTCCAATCCCTTCTTTGGCCCCATaagttgttttattaatttatgcaCAATTTACTAAGCACACACAAGGCTTTAAGAAAACATTCTTGCCACAAAACAACTTAcactttttcctttcaaataacaCATTAAGCAATTAGGGGAGGGGGTGGATACTATACACAACAGGGAAAATGAACCATTAAATGCAAGATGAGGATAATTAAGGGAATATGTACAAATCTTCTGGTTCCACAAAGAAGCACAATATTCaatcaacaaacatgtatttagCACTTAATACATGTAGCAGGTACAGTACTAAGTGTTGGGGATACAGATGATTAAGACAGTTTCTGCTTTCCAGAATTGCAAGCTCTATCAATGAGACAGTAATGCAAAcaacaatacagtgttatcagtgttattttaaaatgtgaacgAACAACTTGACAAGCGTTAGGTGCTAAAGATGCAGGGGCAAAGACAGGGACTACAATTCTATAGCAAGAACTACTCATCCTGTAAACAATGCTCAAGACATTCGGATGGGTAAGAAAAATCTTGCTTAGAGCCAGAGGGACAGACCAGATAACTTGAGGGAACCTGTAGCTATTAGTCCTATTTGGAACTCACTCCAGGACAGTGGAGCATTAGGTTATACACTTCATGCTATAAATGAAAATTAGGGTTGAAAAGGGGTGTACTGGAATCATCATGTCTGTAAGAGCCCTTGTTCCTAGATCCGAATCCCGCTGTCTCCTCGTACATGTTCAAACTGACCAGGAAATAGAGAACAGAGAATAGAGAACCTATTGCttcagaatacaaagaaaaacacaggacACTCACACCGTCCAGTCCATCGTGGCTATTGGTGAGAAGAATGGGGTCAGGGACTGGGAGATTCATGTCTGAGTGGATCTGAGTTAGGTCATGGATGTTTAGGATTGGTTCCTGAAAGAGAGACACCCACCCCCAAAACAACATTAGTCTtttcaaaatgaacaaagaagtaTTTCATTTGAAGGGCAAGAAATGAGAGTGTTTTacagtacaaaacaaaacagaatcaacACATGATTTGTCCCACTTGACAGAAAGACCAGTGCCAAAAAAATTGGggaaccagaagaaaataaaagggtctCTCACCTTCAAAAAACTATCAAGTTCTAAcaacttctttgggaaaaaatttGCCACCAAGTCTTCTGCCTACAGATGAAGGAAAATACAGCTCAATTAATAATTGTGGGATGGTCTCTCTCTACAGATCTCTTCTTTGGAAACTCCCAACTACCAACCAACACTTATGTTTCTGTTTATTGTACTCACCTCACTTGTGATCCGCTCCCTGAAAGAATCAACCTAAAATTAACAAAGAGAGCAATTCAGTAACAGCCAAGTCAGTACCTGGCCAATAGAGGTAAGGGCAGGATGGGAAAACCCAAATCCAGCTGTCTTCCCCTCACCTTGTAATTGTAATGAGAAGCTGAGAGGCCCCCAGActgtaaatactttatttttttgaggatccATTTCTCCATCtcggagagggaagaggggcttAAGAGCAGCACCCACctgtcttccctcccaccctccctccagtGTCTGAAGCTGTCTGAATTTGAGAGCAAACAAAAGACAGGTAGAAATGGGAGGTGTGAGCTCACAAACGTGCCATCCCCATCCAGACCCAGCCTTTGATACCAGGCAGGCCTGACGCCAAGGGTAGGGGGAGAGCAGCGGTAGCATCCGGAGGCGGGGGGACGTTTCTGGGCTGGGGGACTTCCAGCTGTCACTGGCCTACAGTGCTGAGTCCACCACGTGTCCGCGGAGGTCTCCCAGGGGCTCTCCACCACCAGACGCGGTTTAGAAGGCCACCCTATAATATCCTCTCCGCCGGTGCCATCTCTGGGAGTGGGGGGCTGGGCTGAGCCGAGCGGAAGCTCAGATCTGGTGTCCCCAGGGAGACAAAGACGCCATGGGGAGTGGGGAGCCGGTCAGACTGCTCGGAGATCGAAGCGAGGGGTAAGGAGGCCCGGACCGGTGCCGCTACCTTGAGCTTCACTTCCTGATCCACCTTCAGCAACGAGGCCATGGCCGGGCCGGGCCGTGTCCGCTCCACTGGAGACCGGAGGCGCTGTGGGCTCcggggagggggtcagagggaCGGGAGGAATCTCGGCTGTTCTAGGGACTCGGCCGCCCTCGCTGGCTCACTCACTGCTCGCTTGCACCCTCCCTCCGTGCCGTCCGCCCGCCCGCCTGCTGCCTGCTgcctgctcgctctctcgctcgcCCTCCCGGCTTTCGCCGCTCACGCCGGAAGTTACGTCACAGCCAATCGCCGGGACTCCGGCGAAGATGAGCACGTGCCCTGCGCAGCCGCGCTGAGGTCTAGCTCTGGACGCGGCGGGCTGGAGTCTTATCTCCCGGCTTCCTGAGCGGGTAAGGGTGAAGAAGTGGGGAGGGCGGCAGAAGGTAGTTTGCCGAAAACTGAACATTAGAGAGACTCGAGTACTGTTTGACCCTCTGTCGGCTCGGCACTCGCCTTCACCGAAGGGACCTTCTGAACCGCAGCCGCCTCGAGGACAGGACGGACAACGCCGTCGCGCCCCAGTGACGTGGGACCGAGGAAGCCGGCGGTCCCGGCGCTGGGCTCGGGGGTTCTAGTCTGTGACTCTTGCTGCCTCCTCCCGTCGGCCCAAGCTCTAGTGTTAGGCTAGAGCCAACTGAAGACAAGTTCTGTTGTACCAGGCTTCCCCGCCTTTCTCCGCCACTTACTCTCATACACTTCCAGACCTCAGAGAACAGCTGCCTGCCTGATGGGCAAGTTGGCGCCCAGAGTCGGGCAGTGCTTGTCCAAGGCTACACAGTGTTTCCAGTAAATCCTGGACCAGAACCCAGATCTCCTGACTTCCACGACAAACGCCATATCCATTCTCCTAATAAAAGGCAGAGACCGTATCtcttca of the Neofelis nebulosa isolate mNeoNeb1 chromosome 16, mNeoNeb1.pri, whole genome shotgun sequence genome contains:
- the PSME3 gene encoding proteasome activator complex subunit 3 isoform X1, yielding MEKWILKKIKYLQSGGLSASHYNYKVDSFRERITSEAEDLVANFFPKKLLELDSFLKEPILNIHDLTQIHSDMNLPVPDPILLTNSHDGLDGPTYKKRRLDECEEAFQGTKVFVMPNGMLKSNQQLVDIIEKVKPEIRLLIEKCNTVKMWVQLLIPRIEDGNNFGVSIQEETVAELRTVESEAASYLDQISRYYITRAKLVSKIAKYPHVEDYRRTVTEIDEKEYISLRLIISELRNQYVTLHDMILKNIEKIKRPRSSNAETLY
- the PSME3 gene encoding proteasome activator complex subunit 3 isoform X2 — translated: MASLLKVDQEVKLKVDSFRERITSEAEDLVANFFPKKLLELDSFLKEPILNIHDLTQIHSDMNLPVPDPILLTNSHDGLDGPTYKKRRLDECEEAFQGTKVFVMPNGMLKSNQQLVDIIEKVKPEIRLLIEKCNTVKMWVQLLIPRIEDGNNFGVSIQEETVAELRTVESEAASYLDQISRYYITRAKLVSKIAKYPHVEDYRRTVTEIDEKEYISLRLIISELRNQYVTLHDMILKNIEKIKRPRSSNAETLY